In the genome of Marispirochaeta sp., one region contains:
- a CDS encoding galactokinase family protein, translating to MTKKTWLAAVNSPAWNSRIQAIYGDSSGIDKRMHYLMECFDNDADVRIFSTPGRTELAGNHTDHNRGRVLAGSVHLDALAAVTPRSDNKVILESAGYRKSFKLDLSDLEPIPQEAGSFASLIRGVTAGFSSRGYTFGGFKGRIHSRIPAGSGLSSSAAIEVLLGTILSGLYNENAVPAVEIAKIGKYAENRYFNKPCGLMDQTACAVGGISSIDFSDPDNPRVDKMDFSFNDHNYILCVVDTGGSHADLTEDYAACPREMFSVAGALSRESASEIETEELLSAIPSLRSSCGDRAILRTLHFITENQRVIEMARAIRKGDISSYISIMNASGDSSWKLLQNCYSCGNPSEQGIPLAVELARLAVGNNAAFRVHGGGFAGTIQALVSKEDFMPFSNRMERVFGKGSVIPIRVRSQGSIELVL from the coding sequence GTGACTAAGAAAACCTGGCTGGCCGCGGTGAACTCTCCTGCATGGAACTCCCGTATACAGGCGATCTACGGCGATTCATCAGGAATAGACAAGAGGATGCACTATCTGATGGAATGCTTTGACAACGATGCAGATGTGCGCATCTTCTCTACCCCCGGCAGAACGGAGCTTGCAGGAAACCATACGGACCACAACCGCGGACGAGTCCTGGCCGGATCGGTACATCTTGACGCCCTCGCGGCGGTGACCCCCCGTTCAGACAACAAGGTCATCCTGGAATCCGCCGGCTACAGGAAGAGCTTTAAGCTGGATTTGTCCGACCTTGAGCCCATCCCCCAGGAGGCTGGAAGCTTCGCAAGCCTGATCCGGGGTGTTACCGCGGGTTTTTCCAGCCGGGGCTATACCTTTGGCGGATTTAAAGGCAGGATCCATAGCCGTATTCCCGCAGGATCCGGCTTGAGCTCTTCCGCCGCTATTGAGGTCCTTTTGGGGACGATTTTATCAGGACTGTACAATGAAAATGCAGTTCCCGCTGTTGAGATTGCGAAGATCGGGAAATACGCAGAAAACCGCTATTTTAACAAACCCTGCGGCCTGATGGATCAGACTGCCTGCGCCGTCGGTGGCATCAGCTCTATCGATTTTTCCGACCCGGACAACCCACGGGTGGACAAAATGGATTTCTCTTTCAACGACCATAATTATATCCTCTGTGTTGTGGATACCGGAGGAAGTCATGCCGATTTGACAGAGGATTACGCCGCCTGCCCCCGGGAAATGTTTTCCGTGGCCGGGGCTCTTTCCAGGGAAAGCGCATCGGAAATAGAGACGGAGGAACTGCTTTCCGCAATCCCCTCCCTTCGTTCCTCCTGCGGCGACAGGGCCATCTTAAGGACCCTTCACTTTATTACAGAGAACCAGAGGGTCATAGAAATGGCCCGAGCCATCAGAAAAGGGGATATATCCTCGTATATCTCCATAATGAACGCTTCAGGAGACTCATCCTGGAAACTGCTTCAGAATTGCTATTCCTGCGGAAATCCTTCGGAACAGGGAATCCCTTTAGCAGTGGAACTCGCGAGGCTGGCGGTGGGTAATAATGCTGCATTTCGGGTCCACGGCGGAGGCTTCGCCGGAACTATCCAGGCTCTGGTATCCAAAGAGGATTTTATGCCTTTTTCGAACCGGATGGAACGGGTCTTTGGCAAAGGAAGTGTGATACCCATAAGGGTCCGTTCCCAGGGGAGCATTGAACTGGTTTTGTGA
- a CDS encoding UDP-glucose--hexose-1-phosphate uridylyltransferase codes for MNSIQKNPHRRFNPLSGEWLVVSPQRTQRPWQGQEESEVPETLLSHDPNCYLCPGNSRAGGARNPEYRETYSFINDFSALLPEQGDEKPVDHGLFYAVPERGICKVICFSPRHDLTVARMSSSEIRRIVDLWIAEYRELSMVDFISYVQIFENRGEVMGCSNPHPHGQIWSNENIPELPAKETQRQKAYFDTNKSLLLLDYLDAELKNKERIIYTNKDFVVLVPFWALWPYETMILPRRRVGTIDELEGNERDNLADAISKLTIRYDNLFRTSFPYSMGIHGAPCDGKAYQGWQMHLHYYPPLLRSASIKKFMVGYELLATPQRDITPEQAAAILRELPEKHYLEVKRD; via the coding sequence ATGAACTCAATCCAGAAAAACCCTCATCGCCGTTTTAATCCCCTTTCAGGAGAATGGCTGGTAGTCTCGCCCCAGCGCACCCAGCGTCCATGGCAGGGACAGGAAGAATCAGAAGTCCCGGAGACACTGCTCTCCCATGACCCGAACTGTTACCTCTGCCCGGGAAACAGCCGGGCCGGGGGAGCAAGGAATCCTGAATACCGGGAGACCTACAGTTTTATCAACGATTTCTCCGCCCTTTTGCCGGAGCAGGGTGACGAAAAACCTGTTGACCACGGCCTGTTTTACGCGGTTCCGGAACGGGGCATCTGCAAGGTAATCTGTTTTTCTCCCCGACATGATCTGACAGTCGCACGCATGAGTTCTTCTGAGATCAGAAGAATAGTTGACTTATGGATAGCCGAGTACCGCGAACTGAGTATGGTTGATTTTATATCCTATGTGCAGATATTTGAGAACCGCGGCGAGGTTATGGGCTGCTCAAATCCTCATCCCCATGGACAGATATGGAGCAATGAAAACATTCCAGAGCTCCCGGCAAAAGAGACCCAACGGCAGAAGGCCTATTTCGATACAAATAAAAGCCTGCTGCTCCTGGATTATCTTGATGCAGAACTGAAAAACAAGGAGAGGATAATCTATACCAACAAGGACTTTGTCGTTCTGGTACCTTTCTGGGCGCTGTGGCCCTATGAGACGATGATCCTGCCCCGCCGCCGTGTCGGAACCATAGATGAACTGGAGGGTAACGAAAGGGACAATCTTGCCGATGCCATCAGTAAGCTGACAATACGGTATGATAATCTGTTCAGGACCAGCTTTCCCTACTCCATGGGTATTCACGGGGCTCCCTGTGATGGAAAAGCTTACCAGGGATGGCAGATGCACCTTCATTACTATCCGCCCCTTCTCCGCTCGGCAAGCATAAAAAAATTCATGGTAGGGTATGAGCTTCTCGCGACCCCGCAGCGGGACATTACCCCGGAACAGGCGGCAGCCATACTCCGGGAACTGCCGGAAAAGCACTACCTGGAGGTAAAGCGTGACTAA